CCTCTATCTGATTTTATTCATCAAGGTGAGGTGTTTTCTAAGGAAGTACAAACTGCTTTTAATGAATTATATGACGCGACTTGTCAGCAATTGGTGGAAAGTGATTTTTCGCTGGTACTTTGTTTACCTGAAGATTCCGCGCCTATAAATGAACGGGGTCAAGCCTTATTAAATTGGGTGCAAGGCTTTATGCTGGGATTTGGTTTGCATCAAGCCGATTTGACTGGTTGTTCAGAAGATGTAAAAGAAGCGCTAGAAGATTTTGCTGAAATTGCCCGTATGGACGATGAAATGCCTGAAAATGAAGAGTCTGAACAAGCTTTATTTGAAGTCATGGAATATGTACGTATGACGGCCATGTTGTGCTTCAACGAATTAGGTAAATCTCCAGAGCAGCAACAAAGTGAACCTAAAATTGTTCATTAATGTGTTTTAACAGTTTAGTTACGAGTATATTGACCGACCATGCCTAATACCCAATTTTATCAGCGTAGAGAGCAGTTATTGCAATCTATGCAAGCTAATAGTATTTGTTTGATTCCTGCGGCTGATCATGTCACTCGCAGTAGAGATACTGAATATACTTTCCGTCAAGATAGTTATTTTCAATATTTGTGCGGTTTCCCTGAACCCCAAGCTTGGTTAGTTTTATCTAACCACCCTAATTATAAAAAGAGTTTGTCTGTCTTGTTTTGTTTAGACAAAGACCCTCTTGCTGAAGTGTGGCAAGGGCGCAGATATGGACCCAAACAAGCAAAAAGACAATTTGTTATTGATATGGCCTTTGCTCTAGATGAATTAGAAGAAAAACTTTTAGATTTGTTAGATGGCCATGACAATCTGTATTTTGCTCAGGGCCACAATGACGAAGCAGACGAAATGGTTTTTTCTTTAATGCAATCTTTGCGTGAAGCGCCAAAACAAAGCATGTTGCCGCCTAATACTCTGATTGATGTAAGAACTATTTTAGATGAAATGCGTTTGATAAAATCACCAGCCGAGTTAGACATTATGCGCCAAGCCGCAGCTATTTCTATTGATGCCCACAAACGTGCCATGTTATTTGCTGAAGATGGTAAAAATGAATATCACTTAGAAGCTGAAATTCATCACGAATTTGCCATGCAAGGGGCTAAAAACCCCGCTTATGGCACTATAGTTGGCAGTGGTGATAATGCTTGTATTTTACATTACACAGAAAATAATCAAGTACTCAAAAACGGCGACTTAGTATTAATAGACGCGGGTTGTGAATTACAAGGTTATGCTGCTGATATTACTCGCACCTTCCCTGTTTCTGGGAAGTTCACCCAAGCTCAAGCTCAACTTTATCAGTTAGTCTTAGATGCACAACTGGCCTCTTTTGAGTTGATAAAACCTGGTAATACACTAAAGCAAGCCACTGATTTAGCCGTTCGAATCATTACTCAAGGTTTACTTGATCTTGCTATTTTACAGGGTGAGTTAGACGATAATATTCGCCGGCAAACTTATCGCCAGTTTTTTATGCATGGCTTAGGGCATTGGCTTGGTTTAGATGTGCATGATGTGGGCATTTATAAAATAGATGGGCAGGAAAGGCCGTTACAACCAGGTATGGTATTAACCATTGAACCGGGTATCTATATTGCTCCTGATGCCACAGTCGCTGAAAAATGGCAAGGCATTGGGATTCGAATTGAAGATAATTTACATGTCACTGAAACAGGCTACGAAAACCTAACTCAGGCCTGCCCAAAAACTATTGCAGAAATTGAAGATTTAATGCAAAGCACTAATCAAACTAATTGCGAGAGTTAATAATGCAAAGCGTAGATATAGTCATTGTTGGTGGTGGTGTAGTGGGCTTGACTCAAGCTTTAGCTTTGCAAGAAAGTGGTTTATCAGTCGCGGTAGTAGAAAGCCATGTCAGTGAAAATATGCCAAGTGGAGAGCCGCAACTTAGAGTTAGTGCTCTGACTGTTGCCACACAAACTGTGTTGCAAAATATTGGAGCTTGGCAACATTTAGACCCTTCTCGAATGAGCCGTTATCTTGATATGTATGTTTGGGATCAAGATAGTTTTGCCAATATTGATTTTAAATCAGCAAAAGTTGAGAGTAACGAATTAGGCTATATTCTAGAAAATCAAAGTATCCGTCACGCTTTGTGGTTACAGGCAGAACAGTCTAGCTTTATTCAGTTATTAGCGCCGAAAAAAATAGAAAACTTAGTATTCGGTCAACAAGAATGTTTTATTACCTTAAATGATGGAAGCCATCTTACCGCTAGGTTGGTAATCGGTGCAGATGGGGCGAATTCTTTAGTTAAAAAACAAGCAAACTTAGTCGAAACATTTTGGGATTATGAGCAACACGCCATAGTCGCAACCATTAAAACAGAGCTGCCCCATCAAAATATTGCTAGGCAAGTTTTTACTGCTTCAGGGCCATTAGCATTTTTACCATTATGGGATGGGCATTATTGCTCTATTGTGTGGTCGCAAGATGAACCTATATCTGCTGAGTTAATGGCTTTAGACAAGGCTGAATTTGAAAAGGCGCTAACGGTTGCTTTCGATGGGCAATTAGGTCTTTGTGAATTAGTCAGTGAAAAGCAAGCTTATCCACTAAAAATGCGCTACAGCCGACAATGGCTTGATGATAGAGTGGTTATAGTTGGTGATGCGGCTCATACTCTTCATCCTCTGGCCGGGCAGGGGGCCAATTTGGGAATTTTAGATGCGGCCGCCTTAGCAGAACAAATCAATAAATTAGTGTCACAAGATAAAGATTTTGGTTTAGCTAAAAATTTACGCCCTTTTGAACGCTGGCGCAAAACTGAAGCGGTAAAAATGATAGCGGCAATGGAAGGATTTAAACGTTTGTTTGCTGGTGAAAAGCCAGTAAAAAAACTATTTCGAGATATTGGTTTAGCTGCGGTTAATCAAATACCTATGGTGAAACAGTCAATTATTAAGCAAGCTATGGGTTTAGCTGGTGAATTGCCTAAATTAGCTAAAAAATAGTATTCCATAGCGGGTATTCCCCTTACACTAGCAATTAGGCAAATGCCTAATAAAATACTCAAATAGGATCAAAATGCGAAAATTAATAGTAAGTTTGTTTTTTTGTGGTTTAGCATCGAGCTGCAGCTTCAATTATGGGCCCTCTACTGAAGAGCATGCAAGTGAGTCACAAGAAGCTGACAGCAAAGAAAAAATTTCTCATGAGATGCAAGAGTTAAATAAAATGAGAAAAATAAAATGTCAGGATGCTAAGTTAGATTTAGTTGAAGCTGAAGCTTCTAAAAATATTGCACAAATAAACTTAGTGACTAAAAGGATCCAAAAGTATTGTCAGTAGTTAAGCACATCATTTAAGTAAGCTAACAGTTCAAGATGGATAAAATTAATAGCCTAACCATAATGAAATTTGTGATATGACACCAGCGATTAATACTCTTAAAAAACTAAAAATAAAACACCAGATACATAGTTATGAGCATGATGAAAATCATGCCTCGTTTGGCTTGGAAGCAGCAGAGAAACTTAATGTTGCAGCACAACGAGTGTTTAAAACCTTAGTGGTGAAATTAGACTCTGGTGCTCTGGCAGTGGCAGTACTACCTGTAGATAAAATGCTCAGCATGAAATTAATTGCTAAAGCCTTATCAGCTAAAAAAGCTGAAATGGCAGATAAACTAGAAGTGCAAAGATCAACTGGATATGTGTTAGGTGGGGTGAGCCCTTTAGGACAAAAAAAACGTTTAAAAACGGTGATTGATGCTTCAGCTGAGCAAGAACAAACTATTTATGTGAGTGCCGGTAAAAGAGGTTTAGAAATAGAATTGAGTAGCCAAGACTTAGCCTTGGCTACTCAAGCTAAAGTAGTACAAATTATAAGTTAAGCTGAGTTCGGTTTTCCCCCGAGCTCAGGTCAATTAATGTTAGTACCTTATGTTATTTCTTTGCAGCCAGAGGAATGTGTACATTAAATGAGTGTTCTCTATTTTCATCTGCGGCTGCAAACAATACTTTAGGGACACCATCTTTTAGCCATAATTGTGGCCTTTCTAAATGTGCTACTTTATGTATCCCCGTGGCGCGCCAATTTATTTGTAACTTAGACACCAAAGGATTTGTCGCTACATGCCAATCTAGCCCGTCGGTAGATTCAAATAAGACTAATGATTGTCCTACTTCAGAAAAAGCGCCATGCATATCTTTAACTATGGCCCATAGCTGGCTGTCTTGAGACCATATATAGGGGTCTTCAGCCGGAAAGGCTTCGCCAGGCTTAGTAAAAACTGGATTCGCTTGTTTAACAAAATCTTTATCTGGATTATCTGATAATGCGACTAAATGTACCACTGGGCCACCACCAGGTAGTGCTTTTTGTTTACCTACTGCTTTGTAAACTAAAACAAATTTTCCGTCTGCACGTTGAGCAATAGAAGGGTTACTGACCATCAATGCATCATGGGCATCCTTGTTACTGCTTATATCGATAAGTGGTTTATCTGAGCGTTTCCAAGGGCCATTTGGATGATTGGCTACTGCCACCCCAATACGTTGATTGTTTCTGTGAGACCAGTTGAATCCTTTGGATATTTTACCGTCGCCAGTGTTGCCCATGTAATATAAATAATATTTATCACCAAACTTGTGCACGGTAGGATTATGAGTATCTAATCCATCCCAATATTCTTGGCCTCTAGCAGGTAATGCTACATCTAGATGTTTATAAGGGCCTGTAGGGGAGTCTGCTACTGCGTGAGCAATTTCAGAATGTGTTAACCAAGCATTATGCCCATAAGCTTTTGGCCAGCGACTATAAAATAAATGATATTGCCCTTGGTCATCTTCAACCATGCTAGCCCCCCAAATATAATAATCAGGATCGATAAATTTAGCATGACTGGGAACAGGTAATAATAATTGATTCATATCCATAGGGAGGCTTGCTAACCTGAGATTACAGCTTGTTAAGATAAAACTGAGGCAGATAAAGATGACTGTTTTTAACATAGAGGGTATCCAATATATCTATTTTGTGGCTATTATAGAATCAATTTCGATGTGTAGCAAAGTAAAAATATTCTCTAAGCTAGTTTGATTAATATAAATTGTTCTCAAGCCTAAACTTGTGACAACCAGTTGATAATCGAGATTAGAGGTCACCGTGGATCGCTTGTAATGCAGATATCGCCGTAATCGCTGCTGTTTCGGTGCGTAAAACTCTTGGGCCTAACTGCACACAATAAAAGCCATTTTGTTCTGTCTGGTAAATTTCTTGATCTGTAAACCCACCTTCTGGACCAATTAATAATCTCGCACCTTTAGGTGGTATGGCAAGATGTCTAAAAGCTTGTTCCGCTCTAGGGTGCAGGGTAAGTCTTATCTGGCTAGTCGATTGATGGATCCAATCTGTCAAAAGTGTTGGCTGATGTAGTATAGGTAATACGTTTCTGCCACATTGTTCACAGGCTGAAATGATTAACTTTTGCCACTGTTCATGTTTTTTTAGCCATCGTTGTGGATTAAGCTTTACCCCACAACGTTCTGTTATTAGGGGAGTGATTTCGCTGACGCCTAATTCTACCGACTTTTGAATCACCCATTCCATCCGGTCTCCACGTGAGACACCTTGACCTAAATGAATAGATAATGGTGACTCAATACTTATTGATATTTTTGAATCGACTGAGGCGGTAGTTTTACGTTTGCTGATATCAGATAAGTGTGCGCTATATTCATTTCCGTCACCGTTAAATAAAACGATATCTTGATCCACTTTAGCCCGTAATACGTTAATTAAATGGTTGCTGGCATCGTCGGTCAAAGTGACTTGGCTATCAACTGCTAACTCATGAGGGTAATAGATCCGGATTATACGCATAATAATGACTCAAAAAAATTTTGTAGGATGGTATCAATTCAGGTGATGATTACAAAGTGAAAACTGTTTCGAATGTAGGGATTGTTATTTGTAATTTAAGTATTTTTAAGGCTGGTTATTAATTAATTTAAGTGAAAGCGGATGGTTCAGGTCCGCTTTAACTTAAATTTTTATTAATTCACTCTACTTATCTTATTTGATATCAGTTGAGTGTGCATCGCTTGATTATGGACTATGGCGTTAGTTCCTTTACGAGCATATTTTGTATTTTTCCCAGTTTCTCTGGATAAAGCGAAAGTTAGGAGCAATACAACTGCAATTACTAATAAATATACTAATAACATTTTCAATTCCTTTAAAAACATTAGGTAACCCATAAATGGTCGTCACCTATGTTAGCAGCAAAATTTTTATACTCAAGCTACCTATGGTCGAATTTGATAGATTAAGCAAACTTTCGCCGAAAAAAGTAACAGTAAAATATGACAATTTAATTAAACGAATATAAGTTTTTTGAAACTATAGTCTAATAGTTTTTATGATAAAAATTACTTACTATGAGTCCCTGAAATGCTGTAGTAATATGTAAGCGGAAATTAATTTAATGGAGAGTAAAAATGTTTGAATTTGATGCAGATAAAATATCACAATTAGTGGATACCTATGTAATTCCATGGGGCATCAACATTTTGATGGCACTGATCATTTATGTAATTGGTAAAATGATAGTTGGTGTCATAGTCAATGTATTAGGTAAGCTATTAGCTAGATCTAAGTACGATGACATGTTGGTTGATTTTCTTAAAGCGATAGCCAATGCATTATTAATGTTATTCGTTATTGTTGCAGCCTTAGATCAACTTGGTGTTGATACTACGTCTTTGGTGGCCATTTTAGGTGCAGCCGGTTTAGCTATTGGTTTATCTTTACAGGGATCTCTACAAAACTTTGCTGCAGGTGTGATGTTATTAGTATTTAAACCTTTTAAAGCGGGTGATTTCGTAGAAGCTGGTGGTGCTGCTGGTGTAGTTAAAAGTATCAGTATTTTTACTACTATTATGACTACTGGTGACAACAAAGAAGTGATAATTCCTAATGGCTCCATTTATGGTGGCAACATCACTAACTATTCTGCTAAAGATACACGTCGTGTAGACATGGTAGTTGGTATTGGTTATGACGCAGACCTTAAGAGAGCGAAAGAAGTATTAAAAGAAATTGCTGACGCTGACGAGCGTATTCTTAAAGAGCCTGCAGTAACAATTGCTGTTGCTGAATTAGCTGACAGCAGCGTTAACTTTGTGGTTAGACCTTGGACTGCTACAGCTGATTTCTGGGCGGTTAAGTTTGCTTTTAACGAAGCGGTTAAACTTCGCTTTGACCAAGAAGGTATTTCTATTCCATTCCCACAAATGGATGTACATGTTCATAAAGACGACGCTAAAGCGTAAGTTTTTACTTTTTAAGAATGCCGCTATTTAGCGGCATTTTTTTTGCCTGTTAGAAAGTGATATGGCATTTGGTGCATATAGGATGTTGGTCATTTCAATACTTTCACTGCCTAGTCCAGCGGTGCCTTTTTAATATTTACTAATTGTGAGCGAAGAGAAGCGCACGAGGAAACATATGGTAACTATCTAACTAGGTTCAATTTATTGTCCTTGAGTTAGTATTATATTTTAGGTTAGTAATATCTTTGTTAACTTAGTTTTAAACAAAGTATTAGGGGATAATATGAAGAAAATTATTTTTGTTTTGCTGTCTATTTTTACGTTCAGTTCACTTGCAGTGGCTGAGAATAGCGCCAAGTATAATAAAGAATTAGTAGGGTTTGACTATCCATTTACCGTCAATACATTAAAGTTTAATTCGCAAAACCAAGAATTGAAAATGCGCTATATGGATGTTGGCGATAGAAACGCCAAAAAAGTGATTGTCTTATTACATGGAAAAAATTTTGCTGGCTATTATTGGCAAAGAACTGCTCAAGACCTAATAAAAAAGGGATACAGAGTGATTATTCCTGATCAAATTGGGTTTGGTAAGTCATCTAAACCAGATTACTACCAATATAGTTTTAGCCAATTAGGCTTAAACACTAAAATATTATTAGATAGCTTAAATATAGAAAAATTTGACCTAGTAGGGCATTCGATGGGGGGGATGTTAGCGGTGACTTTTGCGGTTAATTATAGTCAGGCTGTGAATAAGTTAATTCTAATTAATCCCATTGGTTTAGAAGATTATAGTAAATATGTACAATTCAAAGACGTTAATTTCTTTTATCAAAATGAGTTAAAAGCCACCATGAGTAAGGCTATTAACTATCAGAAAAATAATTATTATGATGGTAAGTGGTCTAGTGAATACGAAAAACTGCTAATACCGTTAAAAGGTATGTTGGCCGGGGATGATTGGCAAGTCGTTGCCTGGAATAATGCTTTAACCTATGGCCCTATATTCGCAGAGAACATAGTGGATAAGTTTTCACAAATTACTAATGAAACCGTGCTAATTATTGGTACCCGAGATAAAACAGGTCCTGGTCGAGGGTGGTTAAAAGAAGGGGTGACTAGAAAACTGGGTGAATATAAAAAGCTTGGAAAAAATGCACAAAAAATGATTAAGGGGGCAACGCTAATAGAACTTGATGGCTTAGGTCATATGCCTCATTACGAAGACTACAGTGTGTTTAGTAAAGCTTTTAATCAAGCACTAAAATTGTAAATAGAGTTCTGGATAAGAAGTATCGTCGAAGCTAAATATTAACAATATAATTCATTAGCTTAATCACATTCGCCCAGATAACCTAATTTCAATGCTCACTCGATGACGAAATTTTTCGTGTATAGCAAGACGGATTGTCGTACGTAATAACGTGTTATTGCTAGACAATCCAACGCCGCTAGACACAAAAAGAGCGTTTTCGAGAGGTTCTGCTTATCCAGTATTCAGGTTAAATAAAACGCATAGCTAGATTGATTTTGGCAGATTTAGCTACGCGCTTGTTAGCCATTAGCAACTTGGTCTGTCAGTGGCTGCCTTATAGATTTGTAAAGCTTTAGGCATGTTGTTATTTAGCGTCTCTATTCGAGTTGTGGGCGAGGGGTGAGTTGACATAAACTCCGGTTGACGATTATCGCCACTGGCTTTGTCCATGTTTTCCCATAACTTCATTGACTGCTCGGGTCTAAAACCAGCTTTAGCCATCAGCTCTAAACCAATTAAGTCAGCTTCTGTTTCGTGAGTTCTGCCAAAGGGTAATTGAAAGCCAACTTGTAAGCCTAAACCCAACCCCGCCATTATCATATTACTGCTAGCTACTTGTTTGGTTTGCAGTAAAACATTGGTCGCTTCCATACCTATACCGATTAACGTGTTGCTCGACATTCTTTCATTACCATGATCAGCAATAACATGACCTACTTCGTGGCCGATAACAGCGGCAAGTTGATCTTGGTTTTCGGTGACTTCTAATAAACCTGCATATACGCCAATTTTTCCGCCAGGTAAGGCAAATGCATTGATTTGTGGCTCATCAAATACGACTAATTCCCACTCGCCGCTGAATACTGATTTAGGCACATGTTTAGTAATCGCATCGGCGACACACTGCACGAATTGATTAGATACTTGTTTAGTCGATACTTTTTGTTCTGTTTTCATACTATCGAAGGCTTGTTCACCCATGCCCGATAATTGTGAATTTGAATAAATTTTTAGTTGATTGCGACCCAGTGGTGATTTTGCGCAGGCGGTTAACAAAAAGGCAAAGAGGATAATAAATAAGTGAATCGGTTTATACATTTGAGTTCTCAATAAACGAATGAAGTGTGATCATACATTGAAGTGGGGTGTTGGTTAAGTCGAGGCTGGATATTTTACAGTTTAAAAAAAACGCCCGACAAAAAATTCGGGCGTTTATATAGAGTACAATATTCAAACGCTAAGGTTGCGTTTCATATCTGTAAAGTATTTATATACTGGCTTTTAAGCGTTCTGCTAAATCTGTTTTTTCCCAAGGGAATTCGTCGCGTCCAAAGTGGCCGTATGCTGCTGTCGGCTGATAAATAGGGCGTTCAAGATCTAACATCTTTATTAAACCGTAAGGTCTAAGTTCAAAGTTGTTACGTATTAGTTCAATCAATTTGGCTTCAGATATTTTACTAGTACCAAATGTATCTACATTAATAGATGTAGGCTCGGCAACACCAATAGCATAAGACACTTGAATTTCACATTTGTCAGCTAAGCCTGCAGCAACAATATTTTTTGCAACATAGCGGGCTGCATAAGCAGCAGATCTATCGACTTTTGATGGGTCTTTACCAGAAAATGCACCGCCACCGTGACGAGCCATACCACCATAGGTATCAACTATTATTTTACGTCCAGTTAAGCCACAATCACCCATAGGACCGCCAATAACAAAACGACCTGTGGGGTTAATAAAATATTTAGTTTTTGGTGTTAACCATTTTTCTGGCATCACTGGCTTAATGATTTCTTCCATTACGGCTTCGCGCAAATCTGCAGTACTAATCGAATCACAATGTTGAGTCGATAATACGATTGCGTCTACGCCCACAGGTTGGCCATCTTCATAAATGAAGGTGACTTGGCTTTTGGCGTCAGGGCGTAACCAATTTAAGGTACCATTTTTACGTACTTCAGCTTGGCGTTTAACTAATCTGTGGGAATAAGTAATAGGGGCTGGCATTAACACGTCAGTTTCGTTGCTAGCATAACCAAACATCAAACCTTGATCGCCAGCGCCTTGCTCTTCAGGAGAAGTACGGTCAACCCCTTGATTGATATCAGGAGATTGTTTACCAATTGCATTTAAGATGGCACAAGAGTCTGCATCAAAGCCCATATCTGAGTGCACATAGCCTATTTCGCGCACTGTTTTGCGAGTAATTTCTTCAATATCGACCCATGCAGAGGTGGTTACTTCACCGCCCACTAACACCATGCCGGTTTTAACAAATGTCTCACACGCTACACGGGCTTTGGGATCTTGAGTTAAAATGGCGTCTAGTACCGCATCAGATATTTGATCGGCAATTTTATCAGGATGTCCTTCGGATACTGATTCTGATGTAAATAAATGTGCTGTCATATTTCTGCCTTTATATAAACTTTGATCGGTATTTTAGTAGTCCATTATTCTATCAATTCATCCCATAAATACAAGTCTTTACTTCTAGACGTCCAAACGGCTGAAATTTAAATCGACTAAGGTGTGAATAAAAGTCATATAAAAATGCCCTTTCGTAAGCTTTTTAGCATTGCAGTTAGTGGTCGGCTAATAGAGAATAACGGACTATTTTGGAAAGTGTGCCTATCTGCATGATATTTATACTTTCTTATCCTATGAATTAGTCAGGAGACAACATGCCTTCACGTCGAGAACTCGCCAACGCAATCCGTGCACTTAGTATGGACGCCGTTCAAAAAGCCAAATCAGGTCACCCAGGTGCACCTATGGGAATGGCAGATATTGCTCAAGTTTTATGGAGTGACTTTCTAAATCACAACCCAACCAATCCAGATTGGGTTAACCGCGACCGTTTTGTATTGTCAAACGGCCATGGTTCAATGTTGATTTATTCATTATTGCATTTATCGGGTTACGCTTTACCAATTGAAGAATTGGCGCAGTTTAGACAACTACATTCTAAAACACCTGGTCATCCAGAATATGGTTACACCGCGGGTGTTGAAACCACTACAGGTCCTTTAGGTCAAGGTATTGCAAATGCTGTAGGTATGGCTGTTGCGGAAAAAACTTTAGCCGCTCAATTTAATAAGCCTGGTCATGACATAGTTGATCACTACACTTATAGCTTTTTAGGTGACGGCTGTTTAATGGAAGGTGTTTCTCACGAAGCATGTTCATTAGCGGGTACTTTAGGTTTAGGTAAACTTATCGCATTTTGGGATGACAACGGTATTTCTATTGATGGTGAAGTAGAAGGCTGGTTCACCGACGATACACCTGCTCGTTTTAAAGCTTACGGTTGGCATGTGATTGCTGATGTTGATGGCCATGATGCAGACGCCATTGCTGCAGCTATTGCAGAAGCTAAATCAGTAACTGATAAACCCACCATGATTTGTTGTAAAACTATCATTGGTTTTGGTTCTCCGAATAAATCAGGTAGTCATGATTGTCACGGTGCTCCATTAGGTGATGATGAAATTGCTGCTGCTCGTGAATTCTTAAATTGGCCATATGCACCATTTGAAATTCCTGCTGACGTATATGCTGGTTGGGATGCTAAAGATGCAGGTTCTAGTAAAGAACAAGATTGGAATGCTAAGTTTGACGCTTACGCAGCTGCTTTTCCTGAACTAGCAGCAGAGTTCAAACGTCGTATGACTGGCGATTTACCTGCAGATTTCTCAGCTAAAGCTGACGCTTTTATTCAAGAATGCCAAGATAAGTCTGAAAATATTGCAAGTCGTAAAGCTTCACAAAACTCTATCGAAGCCTTTGCTAGTATTTTGCCTGAAGTGTTAGGAGGTTCTGCTGATTTAGCCGGTTCTAACTTAACATTATGGTCTGGTGCTAAAGGTTTAACCGCTGAAGACGCTAGCGGTAACTACATCTATTACGGTGTTCGTGAGTTTGGTATGACAGCCATTATGAATGGTATTGGTCTGCACGGTGGTTTCCGTCCTTACGGTGCTACTTTCTTAATGTTTATGGAATATGCTCGTAACGCGTTAAGAATGTCAGCCTTAATGGGTATTCCAAATATTCAGGTTTATACACATGATTCAATTGGTCAAGGTGAAGATGGTCCAACTCACCAGCCAATCGAACAAGTTGCAAATTTACGTTTGACTCCAAACATGGATACATGGCGTCCGTGTGATGCAGCTGAAACAGCGACTGCATGGAAATTTTCTCTAGAACGTAAGGATGGTCCTTCTTCTTTAATCTTTAGCCGTCAAGGTTTGCCAGCGCAAGCTCGTGATGCTGTACAGCTTAAAGATATCGCTCGTGGTGGTTATGTCTTAAAAGATACTGCGGGTACACCAGATGTGATCATTATTGCTACGGGTTCTGAAGTCGGTATTAGTGTTGATGCTGCAGAACAACTTGCTGCTCAAGGGATCGCTGCACGAGTGGTGTCTATGCCTTGTACTTCAGTTTTTGATAAGCAAGATACAGATTATAAAGAATCGGTATTACCAGCAGCGATTACTAAACGTGTGGCGGTTGAAGCGGCTCATGTTGATTACTGGTATAAATATGTAGGCTTTAATGGCGCTATTGTAGGTATGTCTACATTTGGTGAGTCTGCACCTGGCGGCGAATTGTTGAAACATTTTGGTATTACTGCTGATGCAGTAGTAGAAGCCGCTAAAGGTTTATAAATAATCACAATATATTTAAGGTTTTAACTGGTGTTCACTTCCGGTTAACCTTAAGTCAGGATAGAATAGGGCGCTTTTTAGCGCCCTATTTTTTTAGGTTCTTTTATACAAGTATCTGGATGTCATGATTCGTATAGCAATAAATGGTTTTGGTCGTATTGGTAGAAACGTGTTGCGTGCACTTTATGAAAGTGGTCAGAATCAATTTATAAAAGTGGTAGCAATTAATGAAGTGGCTTCTCCAGAAGGAATAGCACATCTTTTAAAATACGACACTTCTCATGGGCGCTTCGCCTCGTCAGTTAACCTGAAAGTACTTAATGCAACAGAGCAGTATTTAAATGTAGATGAAGACGATATTGCTTTATTACATTGTAGAGAAATCAAAGACTTAGATTGGCAGAAGTATAATGTTGACATAGTCTTGGAATGTACTGGAGCTTTTGGCGAGCGTAAATGGGGACAAACACATTTAGATCAGGGGGCTAAACAAGTATTGTTTG
The sequence above is a segment of the Paraglaciecola sp. L3A3 genome. Coding sequences within it:
- a CDS encoding UPF0149 family protein gives rise to the protein MNTSSNLFDNLTALLERNNVLTSAAEVQGMFCGMLGGGMPLECQDWLEPLSDFIHQGEVFSKEVQTAFNELYDATCQQLVESDFSLVLCLPEDSAPINERGQALLNWVQGFMLGFGLHQADLTGCSEDVKEALEDFAEIARMDDEMPENEESEQALFEVMEYVRMTAMLCFNELGKSPEQQQSEPKIVH
- the pepP gene encoding Xaa-Pro aminopeptidase: MPNTQFYQRREQLLQSMQANSICLIPAADHVTRSRDTEYTFRQDSYFQYLCGFPEPQAWLVLSNHPNYKKSLSVLFCLDKDPLAEVWQGRRYGPKQAKRQFVIDMAFALDELEEKLLDLLDGHDNLYFAQGHNDEADEMVFSLMQSLREAPKQSMLPPNTLIDVRTILDEMRLIKSPAELDIMRQAAAISIDAHKRAMLFAEDGKNEYHLEAEIHHEFAMQGAKNPAYGTIVGSGDNACILHYTENNQVLKNGDLVLIDAGCELQGYAADITRTFPVSGKFTQAQAQLYQLVLDAQLASFELIKPGNTLKQATDLAVRIITQGLLDLAILQGELDDNIRRQTYRQFFMHGLGHWLGLDVHDVGIYKIDGQERPLQPGMVLTIEPGIYIAPDATVAEKWQGIGIRIEDNLHVTETGYENLTQACPKTIAEIEDLMQSTNQTNCES
- a CDS encoding FAD-dependent oxidoreductase, whose translation is MQSVDIVIVGGGVVGLTQALALQESGLSVAVVESHVSENMPSGEPQLRVSALTVATQTVLQNIGAWQHLDPSRMSRYLDMYVWDQDSFANIDFKSAKVESNELGYILENQSIRHALWLQAEQSSFIQLLAPKKIENLVFGQQECFITLNDGSHLTARLVIGADGANSLVKKQANLVETFWDYEQHAIVATIKTELPHQNIARQVFTASGPLAFLPLWDGHYCSIVWSQDEPISAELMALDKAEFEKALTVAFDGQLGLCELVSEKQAYPLKMRYSRQWLDDRVVIVGDAAHTLHPLAGQGANLGILDAAALAEQINKLVSQDKDFGLAKNLRPFERWRKTEAVKMIAAMEGFKRLFAGEKPVKKLFRDIGLAAVNQIPMVKQSIIKQAMGLAGELPKLAKK
- the ybaK gene encoding Cys-tRNA(Pro) deacylase → MTPAINTLKKLKIKHQIHSYEHDENHASFGLEAAEKLNVAAQRVFKTLVVKLDSGALAVAVLPVDKMLSMKLIAKALSAKKAEMADKLEVQRSTGYVLGGVSPLGQKKRLKTVIDASAEQEQTIYVSAGKRGLEIELSSQDLALATQAKVVQIIS
- a CDS encoding glycoside hydrolase family protein is translated as MDMNQLLLPVPSHAKFIDPDYYIWGASMVEDDQGQYHLFYSRWPKAYGHNAWLTHSEIAHAVADSPTGPYKHLDVALPARGQEYWDGLDTHNPTVHKFGDKYYLYYMGNTGDGKISKGFNWSHRNNQRIGVAVANHPNGPWKRSDKPLIDISSNKDAHDALMVSNPSIAQRADGKFVLVYKAVGKQKALPGGGPVVHLVALSDNPDKDFVKQANPVFTKPGEAFPAEDPYIWSQDSQLWAIVKDMHGAFSEVGQSLVLFESTDGLDWHVATNPLVSKLQINWRATGIHKVAHLERPQLWLKDGVPKVLFAAADENREHSFNVHIPLAAKK
- a CDS encoding 16S rRNA (uracil(1498)-N(3))-methyltransferase; amino-acid sequence: MRIIRIYYPHELAVDSQVTLTDDASNHLINVLRAKVDQDIVLFNGDGNEYSAHLSDISKRKTTASVDSKISISIESPLSIHLGQGVSRGDRMEWVIQKSVELGVSEITPLITERCGVKLNPQRWLKKHEQWQKLIISACEQCGRNVLPILHQPTLLTDWIHQSTSQIRLTLHPRAEQAFRHLAIPPKGARLLIGPEGGFTDQEIYQTEQNGFYCVQLGPRVLRTETAAITAISALQAIHGDL